The following proteins are encoded in a genomic region of Lactiplantibacillus plantarum:
- a CDS encoding DMT family transporter encodes MKKAYLYIAISTLMFSSMEIALKMAGSAFNPIQLNLIRFFIGAIVLLPFALRALKQTGRKLVSADWRLFALTGLVCVIVSMSLYQLAITVDQASTVAVLFSCNPVFALLFSYLILRERLGRANLISVVISVIGLLIIVNPAHLTNGLGLLLAIGSAVTFGLYSIISRYGSVKRGLNGLTMTCFTFFAGAFELLVLAWITKIPAVANGLTAIGLRQFAAIPVLVNVNLNYFWLLFFIGVCVTGGGFAFYFLAMEQTDVSTASLVFFIKPGLAPILAALILHEQILWTTVVGIVVILIGSVVTFVGNRFRERDTMGAIEQPTAAATDDEHVIKAAHAVSNQEN; translated from the coding sequence GTGAAGAAAGCATATCTTTACATTGCAATTTCGACCTTAATGTTTAGTTCGATGGAAATTGCGCTAAAGATGGCCGGCAGTGCCTTTAACCCAATCCAATTGAATCTAATTCGATTTTTTATTGGGGCAATTGTGTTACTGCCATTTGCATTGCGGGCATTAAAGCAAACCGGACGAAAGTTAGTGAGTGCTGACTGGCGGCTATTTGCTTTAACCGGGCTAGTGTGTGTCATTGTCAGTATGTCGCTTTACCAACTCGCGATTACGGTCGATCAAGCTTCGACTGTGGCCGTATTGTTTAGTTGTAATCCGGTATTTGCGCTATTATTCTCCTATTTAATTCTGCGAGAACGGTTGGGTCGAGCTAACTTGATCTCCGTCGTGATTTCTGTGATTGGGTTGTTGATCATTGTTAATCCGGCCCATTTGACGAATGGGCTCGGGCTGCTATTAGCCATCGGGTCTGCCGTGACTTTTGGGCTGTACAGTATCATCTCGCGTTATGGGTCTGTTAAACGGGGCTTGAATGGGCTGACGATGACTTGTTTTACTTTCTTTGCTGGTGCGTTTGAACTTCTAGTTTTAGCTTGGATTACTAAGATTCCGGCTGTCGCCAATGGGTTGACGGCCATCGGTTTGCGGCAATTTGCTGCCATTCCGGTTTTGGTGAATGTTAATCTCAACTATTTCTGGTTACTATTTTTTATCGGCGTTTGTGTTACTGGTGGGGGCTTCGCGTTTTATTTCTTGGCAATGGAACAAACCGATGTTTCAACGGCTTCCCTAGTATTCTTCATTAAGCCGGGGTTGGCGCCAATCTTAGCAGCGTTGATCCTCCATGAACAAATTTTGTGGACGACAGTGGTCGGAATTGTTGTGATTTTGATTGGTTCCGTCGTGACCTTTGTCGGTAATCGGTTCCGTGAACGGGATACGATGGGTGCGATTGAGCAGCCAACAGCGGCCGCCACTGATGATGAACATGTCATCAAAGCCGCACACGCCGTTTCAAATCAAGAAAATTAA
- a CDS encoding matrixin family metalloprotease: MMKHKNLLLLIIMSLGFCGMLLMFAPQISTLINPNASRVEADKASGHDTTHDQVYYNDQMDNYQYDYINNGTKVLNYKARFKSRVITYRITSDSKVYRAIWLRAVERWNNTNAVRLVEAKDQAKAQITLGESEDETETTGSEIGRTWRTYYQSGSQGTTWMDSAKCVIYTNRFPASNHSVEYKLSVATHELGHALGLEHENNKSAVMYYQSHRAAHITTREISTLKQMYK; this comes from the coding sequence ATGATGAAACATAAAAATTTATTATTATTAATTATAATGAGCTTGGGCTTCTGCGGGATGCTGTTGATGTTTGCGCCACAAATCAGTACGCTGATCAACCCGAATGCGTCGCGAGTTGAAGCGGATAAGGCTAGTGGTCACGATACGACGCATGATCAGGTCTACTACAATGATCAGATGGATAACTATCAATATGATTATATAAATAACGGGACTAAGGTTTTGAACTATAAGGCCCGTTTTAAGAGTCGGGTCATCACGTATCGGATCACGAGTGACAGCAAGGTGTATCGAGCGATTTGGCTACGAGCCGTGGAACGTTGGAATAACACTAACGCGGTGAGGTTAGTTGAGGCTAAGGACCAAGCGAAAGCCCAGATTACGTTGGGCGAGAGTGAAGACGAGACGGAGACGACCGGATCGGAAATCGGCCGGACTTGGCGGACGTACTATCAAAGTGGTTCGCAAGGAACAACTTGGATGGATTCGGCGAAGTGTGTGATTTACACGAATCGCTTTCCAGCCAGCAATCATTCGGTAGAATATAAGCTGTCCGTTGCGACCCATGAATTGGGACATGCACTGGGACTAGAGCATGAGAACAATAAGAGTGCGGTGATGTATTACCAGTCGCATCGAGCAGCACATATCACGACTCGTGAGATTAGTACGCTTAAGCAGATGTATAAATAA
- a CDS encoding C1 family peptidase, giving the protein MSKAISMNQIANFQADLDQRPEAKVIERSVTKNGILASSQDIQAMSQTTPVFSIDLDTGDVANQKQSGRCWMFAALNTMRHSLAEKFNLKHFELSQNYTFFWDKFEKANYFYENVLATADQPTSSRKVAWLMTTPQQDGGQWDMLVAIIQKYGIVPKSVMPETYNSSKSAEINSTLNLKLRKDAVELRELVAAGTSDDAIQERKEKMLNEVYRMLAYAFGEPVSHFDWEYRDDKKQYHIDQNLTPQSFFEKYVGWNLDDYVSIINAPTDDKPYNHTYTIEMLGNVLGGREVKHLNVSMADFKQLAIKQLQAGQSVWFGCDVGQSSDRQKGVMATDVYSKDELFDVDLSMSKAERLDYGESLMTHAMVITGVDLVDGQPTKWKVENSWGDKVGTKGFFVMSDAWMDEYCYQVVVNKEFLSDDLKAAQAEEPTVLAPWDPMGALA; this is encoded by the coding sequence TTGAGTAAAGCAATCAGTATGAACCAAATTGCTAACTTTCAAGCCGACTTGGACCAACGTCCCGAAGCAAAAGTCATCGAACGTAGTGTCACTAAGAACGGTATCTTAGCAAGCAGTCAAGATATTCAGGCGATGAGCCAAACCACACCAGTATTTTCCATTGATTTGGATACAGGTGACGTTGCGAACCAAAAGCAAAGTGGTCGTTGCTGGATGTTCGCCGCTTTAAACACGATGCGGCATTCATTAGCTGAAAAATTCAACTTGAAACATTTCGAACTATCACAAAACTACACCTTTTTCTGGGATAAGTTCGAAAAAGCGAACTATTTCTATGAAAACGTGTTGGCAACCGCTGACCAACCAACTAGCAGCCGTAAAGTTGCTTGGTTGATGACCACGCCACAACAAGATGGTGGCCAATGGGATATGCTCGTTGCCATTATTCAGAAGTACGGTATCGTGCCTAAGAGTGTCATGCCTGAAACTTACAACAGTTCAAAATCGGCTGAAATCAACAGCACACTTAACTTAAAGTTACGTAAAGATGCCGTTGAATTACGTGAACTAGTGGCTGCCGGAACTAGTGACGACGCGATTCAAGAACGCAAGGAAAAAATGTTAAATGAAGTCTATCGCATGTTAGCCTATGCCTTTGGCGAACCCGTTTCACATTTTGACTGGGAATATCGTGATGATAAGAAACAATACCACATCGACCAAAACTTGACGCCACAAAGCTTCTTCGAAAAGTACGTTGGCTGGAATTTGGACGATTACGTTTCAATCATCAACGCCCCAACCGACGACAAGCCTTATAACCATACCTACACGATTGAAATGTTAGGTAACGTCTTAGGTGGCCGTGAAGTCAAACATTTGAACGTGTCTATGGCCGACTTCAAGCAATTGGCCATCAAGCAATTACAAGCTGGCCAAAGTGTCTGGTTTGGTTGTGATGTTGGTCAATCCTCCGACCGCCAAAAAGGGGTCATGGCTACCGATGTCTACAGTAAAGATGAATTATTCGACGTTGACCTTTCAATGTCGAAGGCTGAACGTCTTGATTACGGCGAAAGTCTGATGACCCACGCCATGGTTATCACCGGTGTCGACCTCGTTGACGGCCAACCAACTAAGTGGAAGGTTGAAAATAGCTGGGGCGACAAAGTTGGGACTAAGGGCTTCTTCGTCATGAGCGATGCTTGGATGGACGAATACTGCTACCAAGTTGTTGTTAACAAGGAATTCTTGTCCGATGACTTAAAGGCAGCCCAAGCCGAAGAACCAACTGTTTTAGCACCTTGGGATCCAATGGGTGCATTAGCCTAA
- the radA gene encoding DNA repair protein RadA — protein sequence MAKAKTQFVCSNCGYSTPRYLGRCPNCGEWNTLTEEHFDTKPDRKSRVSFAGKSAKPQRLKEVSLTKTPRVKTKLKEFNRVLGGGVVPGSLVLIGGDPGIGKSTLLLQVSGQLAETGGSVLYVTGEESASQVKMRADRLAVSSEDFYLYPETDMSNIRSTIESTHPEFVVIDSVQTMQEPDMDSAIGSVSQIREITAELLQIAKTNGITIFIVGHVTKGGAIAGPKILEHMVDTVLYFEGDLHHTYRILRAVKNRFGSTNELGIFEMRTGGLYEVANPSEIFLEERLKDATGSAIVVSMEGTRPILVEVQALVTPTVFGNAKRTASGLDHNRVSLIMAVLEKRASLMLQNQDAYLKAAGGVKLDEPAIDLAIAVSVASSYRDQQTRPSDCFVGEVGLTGEIRRVNRIESRVGEAAKLGFKRIFIPKNNLQGWDIPTGIEVIGVATLKEALQLALQQPNY from the coding sequence GTGGCAAAAGCAAAAACTCAGTTTGTTTGTTCTAACTGTGGTTATTCAACACCGCGATATTTAGGACGGTGTCCGAACTGTGGTGAATGGAATACACTAACTGAAGAACATTTTGATACAAAACCGGACCGCAAGTCGCGGGTGAGCTTTGCGGGTAAGTCGGCTAAGCCACAACGACTCAAAGAAGTGTCGCTGACTAAGACACCGCGTGTCAAGACTAAGCTGAAAGAGTTCAACCGGGTCTTAGGTGGCGGTGTTGTGCCAGGTTCACTAGTTTTGATCGGTGGTGATCCAGGTATTGGTAAGTCAACGTTACTACTGCAAGTTTCGGGGCAATTGGCCGAGACGGGTGGTTCTGTACTATACGTGACTGGTGAAGAAAGTGCCTCCCAAGTGAAGATGCGGGCGGACCGGCTGGCTGTTAGCAGTGAAGACTTTTATCTTTATCCTGAGACTGATATGTCGAATATTCGTTCAACGATTGAATCGACGCATCCAGAATTTGTGGTCATTGATTCGGTACAAACGATGCAAGAACCTGATATGGACTCTGCGATTGGTTCAGTATCACAAATCCGTGAAATTACGGCTGAACTACTGCAAATTGCGAAGACTAACGGCATTACCATTTTTATTGTGGGCCATGTGACTAAGGGTGGTGCCATTGCGGGGCCTAAGATCTTAGAACATATGGTTGATACCGTTTTGTACTTTGAAGGTGATTTACATCATACGTACCGCATTTTACGGGCAGTCAAGAATCGATTCGGGTCAACGAATGAACTGGGAATATTTGAGATGCGGACGGGCGGTTTGTATGAAGTGGCCAATCCGTCAGAGATCTTCTTGGAAGAACGTCTGAAGGATGCTACGGGTTCCGCCATCGTTGTTTCAATGGAAGGCACACGACCAATCTTAGTAGAAGTTCAAGCGCTGGTAACGCCAACGGTCTTTGGTAATGCGAAGCGGACCGCAAGTGGCTTGGATCATAATCGAGTCTCCTTGATTATGGCAGTGTTGGAAAAACGGGCGAGTCTAATGCTTCAGAACCAGGACGCGTATTTGAAAGCGGCCGGTGGCGTTAAGTTAGATGAACCGGCGATTGACTTAGCTATTGCGGTCAGTGTGGCTTCTAGTTATCGTGACCAGCAGACTCGTCCGAGTGACTGTTTTGTTGGTGAAGTCGGTTTGACTGGTGAGATTCGGCGGGTCAACCGGATTGAATCACGAGTTGGTGAGGCGGCTAAGCTAGGTTTTAAACGTATCTTTATTCCTAAGAATAATCTGCAAGGTTGGGATATCCCAACTGGAATCGAAGTAATTGGAGTTGCCACGCTAAAAGAAGCGCTCCAATTAGCATTACAACAACCAAATTATTAA
- a CDS encoding PIN/TRAM domain-containing protein, whose translation MKKLTVRLVFIVVGGTLGLTYLPFLWTTILSQPNVLLNNVFTNFLLGALILWVLSLFLANAAVRLVDRVEKNLSKQNPMTLLFGSIGFIIGLLIAVLISQLFNRSPLFLLNTVVPIILMLFFGYIGARVGTTRIDEWRKVFNFRRREKETSPEITDAQPDQNYHHYKILDTNILIDGRIYDIVKTGFLEGTLLVPNFVLYELQYIADSADSIKRVRGRRGLDILNKLQNENIIPVEMYEGDFEDIPEVDSKLIQLAKKVNGVIVTNDYNLNKVIEFQNVQVLNINQLAKSLKPRVIPGEEMNVMVVKNGSERQQGVGYLDDGTMVVVEDGKFYINEKVDVVVTSALQTDAGRMIFARLAHANRGIPDHADGNNKHNNNHSNNRNNNRDNRH comes from the coding sequence ATGAAGAAGTTAACGGTGCGACTAGTATTTATTGTCGTCGGGGGTACGTTAGGACTAACTTACCTGCCGTTCTTGTGGACGACAATTTTGTCGCAACCAAATGTGTTATTGAATAACGTTTTTACCAACTTTTTGTTGGGGGCGCTGATTCTATGGGTTTTGTCATTGTTCTTAGCCAATGCCGCTGTACGACTGGTGGATCGAGTCGAAAAGAACTTATCCAAGCAAAATCCAATGACACTTTTATTTGGCAGTATCGGATTTATTATTGGGTTATTGATCGCGGTTCTGATTTCGCAATTATTTAATCGTAGTCCATTATTCCTATTGAACACGGTCGTCCCAATTATTTTGATGTTGTTTTTTGGTTACATTGGTGCGCGAGTCGGGACTACCCGGATCGACGAGTGGCGGAAAGTTTTCAACTTCCGCCGTCGTGAAAAGGAAACAAGTCCGGAGATTACTGATGCTCAGCCAGATCAGAACTATCATCATTATAAGATTCTAGATACCAACATCTTGATTGACGGCCGGATTTACGACATTGTCAAGACTGGTTTCTTAGAAGGGACACTGTTAGTACCGAACTTCGTCTTGTATGAATTACAGTACATTGCGGATTCAGCTGATAGTATTAAACGTGTGCGGGGTCGTCGCGGGCTAGATATTTTAAATAAGCTACAAAATGAAAATATTATCCCGGTTGAAATGTACGAGGGCGATTTTGAGGATATTCCAGAAGTTGATAGTAAACTCATTCAATTGGCTAAAAAAGTCAACGGTGTGATCGTGACGAATGACTACAACTTGAATAAGGTGATTGAGTTCCAAAACGTACAAGTTCTCAATATTAATCAGTTGGCTAAGTCGTTGAAACCACGGGTTATTCCTGGTGAAGAGATGAATGTCATGGTCGTCAAAAATGGTAGCGAACGCCAACAAGGGGTCGGTTACTTGGACGATGGGACGATGGTTGTCGTCGAAGATGGGAAGTTTTACATCAATGAAAAGGTGGATGTCGTTGTAACGAGCGCCTTACAAACGGATGCTGGTCGAATGATTTTTGCCCGTTTAGCGCACGCTAATCGCGGAATCCCGGATCATGCGGATGGAAATAATAAGCACAACAATAATCATAGTAATAATCGAAATAATAATCGCGATAATCGGCACTAG
- a CDS encoding GNAT family N-acetyltransferase, translated as MEFTREAHRFYFNDDHGKLAGEITFPAINNDQTWVIEHTFVRDDFGHQGIAGQLTKAVIDAARVEHKRIQPLCTYAKAYFDRHPEAADVLVTSSQSKE; from the coding sequence ATGGAATTCACGCGTGAAGCACACCGCTTTTATTTTAATGACGATCACGGCAAGTTGGCTGGTGAAATTACCTTCCCCGCCATCAATAATGATCAGACCTGGGTCATTGAACATACCTTTGTTCGTGACGATTTTGGTCATCAGGGCATTGCCGGCCAATTAACCAAAGCCGTTATTGACGCCGCTCGAGTTGAACACAAACGTATTCAGCCACTGTGTACCTACGCTAAGGCTTACTTTGATCGGCACCCTGAAGCTGCCGACGTATTAGTCACTAGTTCTCAATCAAAGGAGTAA
- a CDS encoding 2,3-bisphosphoglycerate-dependent phosphoglycerate mutase, with translation MTELVLVRHGESTANRDNTYTGWSDVPLTAVGIAQAHQAGKRLRATGLQFGAVHTSVLKRAIVTANIMLSEIDQLWLPEYKTWRLNERHYGALRGQNKDVTRQEYGKAQVQQWRRSFYTVPPLLTPAELDHDRRYTKYGAAVEPRGESLKMAYDRIMPYWIDEIAPRLLDGQNQLVVAHGSTLRAMIKYLEHISDTGIDGVEVANGVPICYHLDRQLHVIGKEEY, from the coding sequence ATGACAGAACTAGTATTGGTTCGCCATGGTGAGAGTACGGCCAATCGGGATAATACGTATACCGGTTGGAGTGACGTCCCGCTAACAGCAGTGGGTATTGCACAGGCTCATCAAGCTGGCAAGCGATTACGAGCTACGGGACTGCAGTTTGGCGCTGTACATACCTCAGTCCTAAAACGGGCTATCGTTACCGCGAATATTATGTTAAGTGAAATTGATCAGTTATGGCTGCCTGAGTATAAGACGTGGCGGTTAAATGAACGACATTACGGTGCCTTACGTGGTCAAAATAAGGATGTGACTCGTCAAGAGTACGGTAAGGCGCAAGTTCAACAGTGGCGGCGGAGCTTTTATACGGTGCCGCCGTTGTTGACACCAGCTGAACTAGACCATGATCGACGTTACACCAAGTACGGTGCCGCCGTCGAACCGCGGGGAGAAAGCTTGAAGATGGCTTACGACCGCATCATGCCTTATTGGATCGATGAGATTGCACCGCGGTTGTTAGACGGCCAAAACCAACTCGTGGTGGCGCATGGTAGTACGTTGCGTGCGATGATCAAATATTTAGAGCATATTAGTGATACTGGGATTGATGGTGTCGAAGTTGCTAACGGAGTGCCAATTTGTTATCACCTTGATCGGCAACTGCACGTTATCGGTAAAGAAGAGTATTAA
- the rpiA gene encoding ribose-5-phosphate isomerase RpiA, giving the protein MNQDQLKQLVGQKAVEYIQDGMQVGLGTGSTVKFMVDALGERVKNEHLNIVGVSTSDRTAAQAKALGIPMKSVDEVDHLDLTIDGADEIADDFQGVKGGGAALLFEKIVAINSDKVMWIVDESKMVHQLGAFGLPVEVIPYGSQHVFEKMAARGYNPVFRKVNDELVRTDSNNIIIDLHIDPITDPHALAEDLIHMVGVVEHGLFLDMVNTVIVGHANGPEVIEARP; this is encoded by the coding sequence ATGAATCAGGATCAGTTAAAACAACTTGTTGGTCAAAAAGCCGTTGAATACATTCAAGACGGCATGCAGGTCGGCCTCGGAACCGGCTCAACCGTTAAATTCATGGTTGATGCTCTGGGTGAACGGGTCAAAAATGAACATTTAAACATTGTCGGCGTCTCAACCTCCGACCGAACCGCTGCCCAAGCTAAGGCGCTCGGTATCCCGATGAAATCCGTTGACGAAGTCGACCATCTCGACTTAACGATCGACGGTGCCGACGAAATCGCCGATGATTTCCAAGGCGTTAAGGGTGGTGGCGCCGCCTTACTCTTCGAAAAAATCGTTGCCATCAATTCTGATAAAGTCATGTGGATTGTTGATGAAAGCAAAATGGTCCATCAATTAGGTGCCTTTGGCTTACCCGTTGAAGTGATTCCTTACGGCAGCCAACATGTCTTTGAAAAAATGGCTGCTCGGGGCTATAACCCAGTATTCCGTAAAGTCAACGATGAACTCGTCCGGACCGATTCTAATAATATTATCATCGATTTACACATCGACCCAATCACGGATCCCCACGCTTTAGCCGAAGATTTAATTCACATGGTTGGTGTGGTTGAACACGGCCTGTTCTTAGACATGGTCAACACTGTCATTGTCGGTCATGCCAATGGTCCCGAGGTTATCGAAGCACGACCATAG
- a CDS encoding dCTP deaminase/dUTPase family protein, with product MARGFEIVSQYAQAGLHVPYRTTKQAAGYDFEAAEDFTLPSIWKMNFIKVLWQIHHGETSSAADLDAAAKVLKPWLVPTGIKAFMNDGEYLLLANRSSNPLKRNLILPNGIGVIDADYYNNPKNEGAIFVQLINMGIRDVHIKKGERIAQGIFTPYLTVTDETNVTTTRSGGFGSTNK from the coding sequence ATGGCACGGGGATTTGAAATTGTAAGTCAATACGCGCAGGCGGGGTTACACGTACCTTACCGCACCACCAAGCAAGCAGCTGGCTATGACTTCGAAGCGGCGGAAGATTTTACGTTACCGTCAATTTGGAAAATGAACTTTATCAAAGTACTTTGGCAAATACATCATGGTGAAACGAGTTCTGCAGCCGATTTGGATGCGGCGGCTAAAGTCCTTAAACCATGGCTTGTTCCAACGGGTATTAAGGCATTTATGAATGATGGTGAATACTTACTATTAGCCAATCGTTCCAGCAACCCCTTGAAGCGTAACTTGATTCTACCGAATGGGATTGGCGTCATTGACGCCGACTACTATAACAATCCCAAGAACGAAGGTGCGATTTTCGTCCAATTAATCAACATGGGGATTCGCGACGTTCACATTAAAAAGGGTGAACGCATTGCCCAAGGGATTTTTACCCCTTATCTGACTGTTACGGATGAAACGAATGTGACAACGACACGTTCTGGGGGCTTCGGTTCGACCAATAAATAG
- a CDS encoding AEC family transporter, giving the protein MQILQTFVQSIQGVMTIIVMIAVGYLLARWGWFNESATKLIARLVTQIALPAYMIATITKQFTAHKLLSTLPGLRFPVLNMAILFGISFGVMRALNIKKSHRGLFASMFLNSNTVFIGLPVNQALFGNSALPYVLVYYMANTTIFWTLGVYLIQRDGTGTAKFDLKQTLTKIFSPPLLGFMIGVLLVLGNIHVPKFLMDDFSYIGGLTIPLSMIFIGISMANAGLSSMRFDRDSLGILLGRFILAPVLMTLMLIPMSIPLEMKQVFILQSAMPVMTNAPVVSKLYGADADYAAVMVTETTLLSLIVIPILMVIVQANFIR; this is encoded by the coding sequence GTGCAAATTTTACAGACATTCGTGCAGAGTATTCAAGGTGTCATGACGATCATCGTGATGATTGCAGTTGGTTACTTGTTGGCACGCTGGGGCTGGTTTAATGAAAGTGCGACTAAGCTGATTGCCCGATTGGTCACTCAAATTGCGCTACCAGCCTATATGATTGCAACGATCACAAAGCAGTTTACAGCGCATAAATTATTATCAACGTTGCCAGGATTACGTTTTCCAGTTCTTAATATGGCTATTTTGTTTGGCATTTCGTTCGGGGTGATGCGAGCCTTAAATATTAAAAAGAGTCATCGCGGCTTATTTGCCTCCATGTTTTTGAACTCCAATACGGTGTTTATTGGGCTACCGGTTAATCAAGCCTTGTTTGGGAACAGCGCATTGCCATACGTGTTAGTTTATTACATGGCCAATACCACCATTTTCTGGACGCTGGGCGTTTATTTGATTCAACGTGACGGTACTGGCACCGCTAAGTTTGACTTGAAGCAGACACTGACCAAGATCTTCTCACCGCCATTACTAGGATTTATGATTGGTGTCTTGCTTGTTCTAGGAAACATTCACGTTCCAAAATTCTTGATGGATGATTTCTCATATATCGGCGGTCTAACGATTCCGCTGTCCATGATCTTTATTGGGATTTCAATGGCCAACGCCGGGTTAAGCAGCATGCGCTTCGACCGGGATAGCTTGGGAATTTTACTTGGGCGTTTTATCCTTGCGCCGGTACTGATGACGCTGATGCTTATTCCAATGTCGATTCCATTGGAGATGAAGCAAGTCTTCATTCTGCAGTCCGCGATGCCCGTCATGACGAACGCACCAGTTGTCTCCAAACTGTACGGGGCGGATGCCGATTATGCCGCGGTCATGGTGACAGAAACGACACTATTGAGCCTAATCGTTATTCCGATTTTGATGGTGATCGTTCAAGCCAACTTTATTCGTTAA
- a CDS encoding LCP family protein, with product MSENNNDNEMGPRQRRYREQQQRNPHLKPHKKRPWLITLLIVVVLLIVTGGWWGYKTWNAAKDTMNTTYQSTGSTKLRNVDAVIKKGKPFSILLLGTDTGALGRGKDFSARTDTMIVATINPKKESMTLTSIPRDTQVMIDGQSQKINAAYTIGGASGAVKSVEKLLDVPIDFYVLLNMGGLKQIINAMGGVTVTPKLTFKYGNANVKKGVKIKLNGAAALDYSRMRYDDPQGDYGRQKRQRQVIMAMVSQSNSLGSIANIEKITKKLAKNMRTDLTWNDMVALDTKYKNASHHAKSYTVQGTDATIDGLSYQVASSSERYKNSKRIRKALGLSNSNLTESVFSETASITTGSSSSSSSSSSTTTSSDTTTYGTSTTQDTTTQDQTTTQDQTTTNQY from the coding sequence ATGTCAGAAAATAACAATGATAATGAAATGGGACCACGCCAACGCCGCTATCGTGAACAGCAACAGCGTAACCCACATTTGAAACCACACAAAAAACGTCCTTGGTTAATTACTTTACTAATCGTCGTTGTCCTGTTGATCGTTACGGGTGGCTGGTGGGGCTACAAGACCTGGAATGCCGCTAAGGATACGATGAATACGACCTACCAGTCGACCGGCTCGACCAAGCTTCGGAATGTTGATGCCGTTATTAAGAAGGGCAAGCCATTCTCGATTCTACTGTTGGGAACTGATACTGGTGCACTAGGTCGCGGCAAGGACTTCTCAGCCCGGACTGATACCATGATTGTTGCGACAATCAATCCTAAAAAAGAAAGTATGACGCTCACTAGTATTCCACGGGATACGCAAGTGATGATCGATGGGCAATCACAAAAAATTAACGCAGCCTACACCATTGGGGGCGCAAGTGGTGCCGTCAAGTCAGTAGAGAAGTTACTGGATGTTCCAATTGACTTCTACGTCTTACTGAACATGGGTGGTTTAAAACAGATCATCAACGCGATGGGCGGCGTGACCGTGACACCTAAGCTGACTTTCAAATACGGTAATGCCAACGTTAAGAAAGGCGTTAAGATCAAACTTAATGGTGCAGCGGCACTTGATTACTCACGGATGCGTTATGACGATCCTCAGGGTGATTATGGTCGTCAAAAACGGCAACGGCAGGTTATTATGGCCATGGTTAGTCAGTCTAACTCACTTGGGTCAATTGCCAATATTGAAAAGATTACGAAAAAACTCGCTAAGAACATGCGCACCGACTTAACTTGGAATGACATGGTCGCACTCGATACGAAGTACAAGAATGCGTCTCACCATGCCAAATCATATACCGTTCAAGGTACTGACGCGACGATCGATGGGCTCTCTTATCAAGTTGCCTCTTCGTCAGAACGTTACAAGAATTCGAAGCGCATCCGTAAAGCGCTGGGACTCTCAAACAGTAATTTAACAGAGTCAGTCTTCTCTGAGACAGCTTCAATTACAACGGGTAGCTCAAGTTCCAGTTCAAGTTCATCAAGTACCACAACGTCTAGTGATACCACTACTTATGGCACTAGTACGACACAAGATACAACGACGCAGGACCAGACCACGACTCAAGATCAAACCACGACTAATCAGTACTAA